The Pyrenophora tritici-repentis strain M4 chromosome 3, whole genome shotgun sequence genome has a window encoding:
- a CDS encoding Herpes-BLLF1 multi-domain protein, with translation MSAIESFVRRKNDRQAYSRKAELARAEKITYKQALQSLYDRRHALSTAHPFSVRSLGHGNTFAYRQGTICVLHGEVVRVSDLRSQSSSILDLVSIIRQRYPIFPGECKIRLLNYSEGVLAIYCTKIRGSETSYIYAINTAPDCPTDKRVIERIPLAACDRLLVRHNSRYLYYVTHTGRGDDGERKWEIEGISLDINFPLPRRERPLLLENFHGSDIGSTIAFEIHNNHFYAVSNQESSEVEEIDYTSFYHVVRFPLNSPLPDEVEKDERLYRRQHKEGPIHDTWTDLTLQIDECTNDTVIVESRREWVQASSRQSRTFYVTKLNFGEDFEDMLDEQLLPENEPLVPLIDSSNHPHWKPTPALYSWNQHPEFSSTDTTRRSFMLARTKFRAYNYACTSFLDLVEDDRCCNSPSQPPCLRLRVGSRREMGLQYTYSNSGNNAESKAPIHPQQPGFIDNATRYRHSPIRMWPPPASHCPCSKHLHTIMNPALPSGNTPLAKSVTGVLDGNYFIYMVKPGRTYNSGDDSALGSIVVVDFSRGFPVANTNSSDRRNIFNSQRRRSMPPLKDDSDSDSLYDFDDGSYRPCMFGTDRPHTMSGSRGAAMCPPVADRWSRHHDLPNAFPRGQAGFQFHRGGLGDSSGVGRGVDMNDLVIGGPRRRYGQRYTAGDFEDVLNEVNRGIELFRMLYRGQMPADGQMGFAEEDFGEDMGIGRRQPLQRQGQYRQENPVGLSGPLVEGFGGGIGGAGGRYGVRGAGLFDDLGDGLGGGFGRGGRGGRC, from the exons ATGTCGGCGATTGAGAGCTTCGTTAGACGAAAGAACGATCGCCAGGCGTACAGTCGAA AGGCAGAGTTAGCACGAGCAGAAAAGATCACCTACAAACAAGCCCTTCAATCTCTTTATGACAGAAGACACGCTTTGTCAACTGCGCATCCTTTCTCTGTTCGCAGCTTGGGTCACGGGAACACCTTTGCGTATCGACAAGGGACTATATGCGTGCTGCATGGTGAGGTGGTTCGTGTCTCGGATCTACGTTCCCAGTCGAGTAGTATTCTTGATCTGGTCAGCATTATTCGACAAAGATATCCCATCTTCCCCGGAGAATGCAAGATTCGGCTTCTTAACTATTCCGAGGGAGTTCTTGCCATCTATTGCACCAAGATCAGGGGATCGGAAACCAGCTATATCTACGCTATCAATACCGCGCCCGACTGTCCAACTGACAAAAGAGTCATTGAAAGAATACCACTTGCTGCTTGTGATAGGCTTCTTGTCAGGCACAACTCTCGTTATCTCTACTATGTTACGCATACTGGTAGAGGTGATGATGGGGAGCGTAAATGGGAAATCGAAGGCATCTCTCTAGATATTAACTTTCCATTACCGAGACGTGAACGTCCACTGTTGCTCGAAAATTTTCACGGATCTGACATTGGCTCTACCATCGCTTTCGAGATACACAATAACCACTTCTACGCTGTTTCTAATCAAGAGTCCTCTGAGGTCGAGGAGATTGACTACACTTCCTTTTACCATGTGGTTCGCTTCCCGCTCAACTCGCCATTGCCGGATGAGGTGGAGAAAGATGAGCGTCTCTACCGTCGACAGCATAAAGAAGGACCTATCCACGACACATGGACCGATCTAACACTGCAAATTGACGAATGCACAAACGATACTGTCATTGTTGAGTCACGACGAGAGTGGGTACAGGCATCCTCGCGACAATCCCGTACATTTTACGTCACTAAGTTGAACTTCGGTGAAGACTTCGAGGACATGCTCGACGAACAATTACTACCTGAAAACGAGCCACTCGTCCCCTTGATAGACTCATCAAACCATCCCCACTGGAAGCCTACGCCAGCCCTCTACAGCTGGAATCAACACCCCGAGTTCTCCAGCACAGACACGACCCGCCGTTCTTTCATGCTCGCAAGGACAAAATTCAGAGCATACAACTACGCATGTACATCGTTCCTCGACCTTGTAGAGGATGATCGCTGCTGCAACAGCCCCTCCCAACCACCCTGTCTCCGGTTACGCGTAGGTTCAAGACGCGAAATGGGCCTTCAATACACCTACAGCAACAGCGGCAACAACGCCGAATCCAAAGCCCCCATCCACCCCCAACAACCTGGTTTCATCGACAACGCAACCCGATATCGTCACTCCCCAATCCGCATGTGGCCACCCCCAGCATCCCACTGCCCCTGTTCAAAGCACTTGCATACCATCATGAACCCAGCCTTACCATCCGGCAATACACCACTTGCCAAAAGCGTCACCGGTGTCCTCGATGGCAACTATTTCATCTACATGGTCAAGCCGGGGCGCACGTACAATTCCGGTGACGACAGCGCCCTCGGAAGCATTGTTGTTGTGGACTTCAGCCGCGGGTTTCCGGTGGCG AACACCAACTCCTCCGACCGCCGCAATATCTTCAACTCCCAGCGCCGACGCTCTATGCCTCCCCTCAAAGACGACTCAGACAGCGACAGCCTATACGACTTCGACGATGGAAGCTACAGGCCCTGTATGTTCGGTACTGATAGACCGCACACGATGAGTGGAAGTAGAGGGGCAGCCATGTGTCCACCAGTAGCAGATCGCTGGTCGCGCCATCATGATCTTCCCAACGCCTTCCCTAGAGGCCAAGCAGGATTCCAATTCCACCGAGGCGGACTTGGTGATTCTAGTGGTGTCGGCCGTGGGGTGGATATGAATGACTTGGTCATCGGTGGTCCTAGACGCCGCTATGGACAGCGCTACACAGCAGGGGACTTCGAAGACGTTCTCAATGAAGTAAATAGAGGAATTGAACTGTTTCGCATGCTATACCGCGGACAGATGCCTGCGGATGGTCAGATGGGATTCGCAGAGGAAGATTTCGGCGAGGATATGGGGATTGGTAGACGTCAGCCTCTTCAACGTCAAGGACAGTATCGCCAGGAAAATCCTGTTGGGCTCAGTGGGCCGCTTGTTGAAGGCTTTGGAGGAGGCATTGGCGGAGCTGGAGGTCGCTATGGAGTGCGCGGTGCAGGGCTCTTTGATGACCTCGGTGACGGTCTCGGTGGTGGATTTGGCCGGGGTGGCCGGGGAGGGAGATGCTGA
- a CDS encoding DUF3431 domain containing protein gives MPRLITVRNVVVIVNIVVLTALFIHLKFELWDQRATAAGSASLTHLPDELYDEQQTNESSPTVEKKPLKANEGAKLRRTAIVVASQQSENATWLEEYFPEWEKNIYRVDDPNAPLTVPKNKGRESMVYLTYIIDNYASLPDNVLFIHPNRYQWHNDDPDYDGLPMLRHFQLPYLEKEGYVNIRCAWSLGCPAEIKPLAEEGEHREAVHAGGDYKQAFQHLFPGEEVPSAVGVSCCAQFAATKEKIRERKKEDYVRYRDWIMETGLGDAISGRVFEYSWHIIFGKPPVHCPFAEECYCKVFGLCDLQCKDQGSCEGRYILPPYSTLPNGWPLRGWEGQARQRAGPEE, from the exons ATGCCTCGTCTAATAACTGTTCGAAATGTTGTCGTTATTGTCAATATTGTCGTGCTCACTGCGCTCTTCATTCATTTGAAGTTCGAGCTCTGGGACCAACGCGCAACTGCAGCTGGATCCGCCAGTCTGACACACCTACCCGATGAACTGTACGACGAGCAACAGACCAACGAATCATCGCCTACTGTCGAAAAGAAACCACTCAAGGCCAATGAAGGTGCAAAACTACGTCGTACTGCCATTGTTGTCGCTAGCCAGCAGTCTGAGAACGCAACGTGGCTAGAGGAATATTTCCCAGAGTGGGAGAAGAACATATACCGCGTCGACGACCCAAATGCACCGCTCACGGTACCCAAGAATAAGGGGCGAGAGAGCATGGTCTACCTAAC CTACATCATAGACAACTACGCGTCCCTTCCCGACAACGTACTCTTCATTCATCCCAACCGTTATCAATGGCACAACGATGACCCAGATTACGACGGCCTACCCATGCTTCGCCATTTCCAGTTGCCCTATCTCGAGAAAGAAGGCTATGTGAATATACGCTGCGCATGGTCGCTGGGCTGTCCGGCCGAGATCAAGCCGCTTGCGGAAGAAGGCGAGCATAGGGAGGCTGTACATGCTGGTGGGGACTATAAGCAGGCTTTCCAGCACCTGTTTCCTGGAGAGGAGGTTCCTAGCGCAGTGGGCGTGAGCTGTTGCGCGCAATTTGCTGCGACCAAGGAGAAGATAAGGGAGAGGAAGAAAGAAGATTATGTAAGGTATCGTGATTGGATCATGGAGACTGGGCTAGGTGATGCCATCAGTGGACGCGTCTTTGAATACTCTTGGCACA TCATCTTCGGCAAGCCCCCCGTCCACTGCCCTTTCGCCGAGGAGTGCTACTGCAAAGTGTTCGGCTTATGTGACCTGCAATGTAAAGACCAAGGAAGTTGCGAAGGACGCTATATCCTGCCGCCATACTCGACTTTGCCCAACGGTTGGCCACTCCGTGGCTGGGAGGGCCAAGCTCGCCAACGAGCTGGTCCTGAAGAGTGA
- a CDS encoding phospholipase D Active site motif protein gives MSRRDEDLAYGDYNTREGEEGDRGLLGDVGRRFGFGKKENTGSQPSSSNQGSSGGMSFFKKIHDPLHGFVSDLKDAISGDDHAQKPPAAATTYEQGGQPQPGQEYHEQHRFLSFAPERHGNEAKWYVDGCSYMYAVSIALERAKESIWILDWWLSPELYLRRPPAKNQQYRVDRMLHAAAERGVKVNIIVYKEVTQALTRKLLNPILPNYLHSLLPNSTDWFTKGLVRLGLDVIFKSLEEWERTDPLIASPITVSSSHTKHHLEDLHPNIGVFRHPDHLPDAAVLQSDLFASLKNMSLSPAKLVQLPGDGLKALYGAHEGTVMYWAHHEKLCLVDGHTAFMGGLDLCYGRWDTNQHSIADAHPGNVDRIVFPGQDFNNARMLDFQDVSNWENNKLDRTESSRMGWSDVALCLSGPVVQDLRTHFSQRWNFIYDEKYSKKATRYARLPETSSGAQQSGVYPPPPMQQRGIEGEEEGERGFGGEEGDRGLFGRTGGLRQKMQSKFEQYEHGSSQGQQQSHVEHSAQRGGVECQIARSAAKWSHNLVNTEHSIQNAYCEVIRNSKHFVYIENQFFITATGDQQKPIRNKIGAAIVERIVRAAQNGEKYKMIILIPSVPAFAGDLKLDEALGTRAIMEFQYDSINRGGHSIYEEIAKAGFNPMDYIRFYNLRSYDRINSSQVMRETEERSGVSYNRAQEGFDAVHDSARDYQAYRPPPTQEYGVYEMEGSSAPPLAQQGNQGDYERYQQEASKVGGRQGLGDGRWDTVSECYMLGGEDIRNVPWEGSPDSEMDAFVSEELYIHSKLLIADDQIVICGSANLNDRSQLGDHDSEIAIIIQDPKPIDSQMNGQPYRASEFAASLRREIFRKHLGLLKPQDMERPDANYEPIGIPNKYDWGSDEDRQVVDPLSDDFLGMWNWRAHTNTQAFGKVFHPVPTDEVRNWKQYDEYYSRFFGQDQKAKENKKPSLYKWGHVVAENFSQGEQGVREVKEVLSTIKGTLVEMPLLFLKEEDIAKEGVELNALTEEIYT, from the exons CTTTGGCAAGAAAGAG AATACCGGATCCCAACCCTCATCGTCGAACCAAGGCAGCAGCGGCGGCATGTCTTTCTTCAAGAAGATTCACGACCCTCTTCATGGCTTCGTCTCCGACCTGAAGGACGCCATCTCGGGTGACGATCACGCACAGAAACCTCCGGCAGCAGCGACTACATACGAGCAGGGTGGACAGCCACAGCCAGGGCAAGAGTACCATGAACAACATCGCTTCTTGAGCTTCGCACCTGAACGACATGGTAACGAGGCCAAATGGTATGTCGATGGTT GTAGCTACATGTATGCAGTTAGTATAGCACTGGAGCGCGCCAAGGAGTCGATATGGATCTTAGACTGGTGGCTGTCACCAGAGCTCTATCTTCGCCGACCTCCAGCCAAGAACCAACAGTACCGGGTCGATCGAATGCTGCACGCAGCAGCCGAACGCGGCGTGAAGGTCAACATCATTGTATACAAGGAGGTTACCCAAGCCCTGACCCGTAAGTTACTTAACCCAATATTGCCCAACTACCTTCACTCTCTCCTGCCAAACTCGACGGATTGGTTCACCAAAGGCCTTGTACGGCTCGGTCTAGATGTCATATTTAAGTCTCTTGAAGAGTGGGAAAGAACAGATCCGCTGATTGCATCACCCATTACAGTCTCCTCTTCCCACACGAAGCACCATCTCGAAGATCTCCACCCCAATATCGGTGTTTTCCGACATCCCGACCATTTGCCGGACGCGGCCGTACTACAGTCGGATTTATTCGCTTCCCTCAAGAACATGTCTTTGTCACCAGCAAAGCTCGTACAGCTTCCGGGAGACGGCCTAAAGGCGCTTTACGGAGCACACGAAGGAACTGTCATGTATTGGGCACATCACGAGAAACTTTGCCTAGTTGACGGTCATACTGCTTTTATGGGAGGGCTGGACCTCTGCTATGGACGTTGGGACACAAATCAGCATTCGATCGCGGACGCGCATCCCGGCAATGTCGACCGAATCGTTTTCCCGGGCCAGGATTTCAACAACGCCCGCATGCTCG ACTTCCAAGATGTGTCCAACTGGGAGAACAACAAGCTTGACAGAACAGAGAGCTCTCGTATGGGATGGTCTGATGTCGCCTTGTGTCTTTCTGGCCCCGTTGTACAGGATCTTCGCACACACTTCTCGCAGCGCTGGAACTTCATCTATGACGAGAAGTATAGCAAGAAGGCTACCAGATATGCCAGACTACCCGAAACCAGCAGCGGAGCTCAACAGAGCGGTGTCTACCCTCCCCCTCCCATGCAGCAGCGTGGCATCGAGGGCGAAGAGGAGGGCGAACGCGGATTCGGTGGCGAAGAAGGCGATCGAGGACTGTTCGGCCGCACAGGTGGACTGCGCCAGAAGATGCAAAGCAAATTTGAACAGTACGAACATGGGTCCAGTCAGGGTCAGCAACAGTCTCACGTCGAGCACAGCGCTCAGAGAGGCGGCGTCGAGTGCCAAATCGCGCGTAGTGCTGCCAAATGGAGTCACAATCTGGTCAACACTGAG CACTCGATTCAAAACGCTTACTGCGAGGTCATTCGCAACAGCAAGCATTTTGTGTACATTGAAAACCAGTTCTTCATCACTGCTACTGGCGACCAGCAGAAGCCGATCAGAAACAAAATCGGCGCAGCCATCGTCGAACGCATTGTTCGCGCTGCTCAAAATGGCGAAAAGTACAAGATGATTATTCTGATTCCTTCGGTACCTGCATTCGCCGGCGACCTGAAGCTCGACGAGGCACTTGGTACTCGCGCCATCATGGAGT TCCAGTATGACTCGATCAACCGCGGAGGCCATTCCATTTACGAAGAGATTGCCAAGGCTGGCTTCAACCCCATGGACTACATCCGTTTCTACAACCTTCGCAGCTATGATCGCATCAACTCCAGTCAGGTCATGCGAGAAACTGAAGAGCGCAGCGGTGTCTCGTACAACCGAGCCCAAGAAGGCTTTGACGCTGTACACGACAGTGCCCGCGACTATCAAGCCTATCGCCCACCGCCGACGCAGGAGTATGGTGTCTACGAGATGGAAGGCTCCTCAGCCCCTCCTCTAGCTCAACAAGGCAATCAAGGTGATTATGAACGCTACCAACAAGAGGCCAGCAAGGTCGGAGGTCGTCAGGGTCTTGGCGACGGGCGTTGGGATACCGTCAGCGAGTGCTACATGCTTGGCGGCGAAGACATCCGCAATGTGCCCTGGGAAGGTAGCCCCGATTCTGAAATGGACGCTTTCGTGTCTGAGGAGTTGTACATTCACAGCAAGCTTCTGATTGCTGATGACCAGATTGTCATCTGCGGATCTGCTAATCTCAACGATCGCTCTCAATTGGGCGACCATGATTCTGAGATCGCTATTATCATCCAGGATCCAAAGCCCATCGATTCGCAAATGAATGGGCAGCCATATCGCGCGTCGGAGTTTGCCGCGAGTCTGCGAAGAGAGATCTTCCGAAAGCACCTCGGTCTACTCAAGCCCCAAGATATGGAGCGTCCAGACGCCAACTACGAACCAATCGGCATACCCAACAAATACGATTGGGGTTCGGATGAGGACCGACAAGTCGTCGACCCGTTGTCAGACGATTTCCTGGGCATGTGGAACTGGAGGGCGCACACCAACACACAAGCTTTCGGAAAGGTGTTCCACCCAGTGCCCACGGACGAAGTCAGGAACTGGAAGCAGTACGATGAGTACTACTCCCGTTTCTTCGGACAAGACCAGAAGGCCAAGGAGAACAAGAAGCCCTCATTGTACAAGTGGGGCCATGTTGTTGCAGAGAACTTCAGTCAGGGCGAGCAGGGtgtacgtgaggtcaaggaGGTACTCAGCACCATCAAGGGTACACTCGTTGAGATGCCTTTGCTTTTCCTCAAGGAAGAGGACATTGCGAAGGAAGGCGTCGAACTGAACGCTCTCACCGAAGAGATCTACACCTAG